One genomic window of Conger conger chromosome 7, fConCon1.1, whole genome shotgun sequence includes the following:
- the LOC133132487 gene encoding uncharacterized protein LOC133132487: MKSHCPAAPIRSVNIEKIDEEVICSSPGIYPAPNVSWTTDPSTQSDMLNDSTQTTRDRNGLYSVQSKVRFMGNVSDYAYICSVTSADGMQKWKTSMRQQEIDSVNGGNLTIPCLAPGTFKPSNFTLKWTITKAKATKPEVILTFNNLTLHISNPWKNQASVDRHQVLSGNGTLLLQNLENSAQTETYTCEFSAFQFQHLVLTEVTLGGNQLPSWIIAVIVVIVIGIGIGIWIGIWIWKKHQTGKVW, encoded by the exons ATGAAATCCCACTGCCCTGCAGCACCCATCCGATCAGTGAACATTGAGAAAATCGATGAGGAAGTCATCTGTTCATCCCCGGGCATCTACCCAGCTCCTAATGTGTCCTGGACCACTGACCCATCCACACAGTCAGATATGTTAAACGACTCAACCCAAACCACCCGAGATCGTAACGGTCTGTATTCAGTACAGAGCAAAGTAAGGTTCATGGGGAATGTTTCCGACTACGCCTACATCTGCTCTGTAACCTCCGCTGATGGGATGCAGAAGTGGAAGACATCAATGAGACAGCAAG aaATCGACAGTGTAAATGGAGGAAACCTAACCATTCCCTGCCTTGCTCCGGGAACCTTCAAGCCATCTAATTTCACCCTCAAATGGACCATCACGAAAGCAAAAGCAACCAAACCGGAGGTTATCCTCACGTTCAACAACCTAACCCTACATATCTCCAACCCCTGGAAGAACCAGGCAAGTGTGGACCGTCACCAGGTTCTCTCAGGAAATGGGACCCTTTTGCTCCAGAACTTGGAAAATTCAGCACAGACAGAAACCTACACCTGTGAATTTTCAGCCTTCCAATTCCAACATCTGGTTCTCACTGAAGTCACTCttg GAGGGAACCAGTTACCATCTTGGATCATTGCTGTAATTGTCGTGATCGTGATCGGGATCGGGATCGGGATCTGGATCGGGATCTGGATCTGGAAAAAACATCAAACAGGTAAAGTTTGGTAA